tacatatatatatttatatatatatatatatatatatatatatatatatatatatgtatatctaaatatatgtttgtatatatatatttatgtatatatatatatatatatatatatatatatatatatacatatatatatatatatatatacgtatatatatatatatatatatatatatatatatatatacatttacatatatatatatatatatatatatatatatatatatgtatatatatatatatatatatatatatatatatatatatatatatatatatatatacacacacacacacatatatatatatatatatatatatatatatatatatatatatatatatatatatatatatgtatgtatatatatatatatatatatatatatatatatatatatatttatatatgtatatatttatatatatatatatgtatatatatatatatatatatatatatatatatatatatgtgtgtgtgtatgtgtgtatgtatatatatacctatatatatatatatatatatatatatatatatatatatatgtatatatatatatatatatatatatataaatttatatatatatatatacatatatatatgtatgcatatatacagtatatatatatatatatatatatatatatatatatatatgtatatatatatatatatatatatatatatatatatatatataaatatctatctatatatatatatatatatatatatatatatatatatgtatgtatatatatatatatttatatatatatatatatatactatatatatatatatatatacatatatatactgtatatatatatatatatatatatatatatatatatatatatatatatatatatatatatatatatatatatatatatatatatatttagtataaaagAAGATGGCTACCGCTTCAAACTTAATATAACTCTGAGTTGTTAATAAGCATgcctactttatttatttatttattttattttgtctacaTGTATATACTACTGACATATCTTCGATtaaagttttccaaaaaaaaaaaaaattcttaatattaaAAGCTTGTTTTGAGATGACATATCTTCGACTGGTCAATTACTTGAAATTACAAATTCATACTATCTTTCCATAACaggcaacatacacacacacacactctctctctctctctctctctctctctctctctctctctctctctctctctctctctctctcttttactctaCTGTTCAGTATAGCAATATTTTTCCCCTAAGCACTTTTCTTAAAGATGGAAAAAATTTGTTAAAAGCTCGAAAGAAGAGTCAATGTTCCTTTTTAAtggtttttatttgtaaaataatgaTAAGTGAAGAGcgaaaaatattgaaaatctaaaaatctaaaaatcatTGCATCAGCCAAAAAATAACTGCTCTCTCCTTATTTACTGGCCagtatagttatttatttcctaatgTAAGCACCTTACTTGAAGATGGCAAAATTTGTTAAGAGCTTGAAATAAGAGTCAATTTTCCGTTTAAactgtttttatttctaaaataacgTCAAGTGAAGAGTGTAATATTTTGAAAACGTAAAGATTTTTAACATCATTGCAAAAGCCGAAAAAAGTAACTATGGACTATGTAGTTTACTAATGAGCCAGAAGTACACATTCCCACTAGTGATCCTTCGCTTTTGGAAATATACAATATGGAAGCTAAATATAAAGCTAAAGACAGAACCGAAACATCCGGGGTCAAACTATTTAGTAAATCATCTAAATTTTCTCTAGCTCTTGCTGTGGCTTTGACATATGCAAGTCGTATCTAGAGTGCAGTGcattggaacacacacacacacatatatacatatatatatatatatatatatatatatatatatatatatatatatatatatatatatatatatatatatatatatatatatatatatatatatatatatatatatatatcagattgctTTTGACTATGGATTAGGAGGATTGTGTTTTTACAGAAGGTCAAATGAAAACTGAAAAGGATAACCAATTTTTAATGTTTGATTCTGGTTCATCTGATAACAGGATATAAAAAATTGTACTGAGCGGAACTTGAAATTCTCTgctaatttctctgttggagcccctggtcctatagcatcctggttttcaaactagggttttagcttagcaaataataataacaataataaggataatactaGCATTGATTTTTAAGCCGACGATACATATAAAATATTACCTAATAATTATGAACAATTGTAAACTATTCTAGTGAGCTTACAATTCCACTAATTTTGTTTCAATTACTTCccaataataaggaaaaaaaaaaatgtctattttcCTAACAATAAAAGTTTATGGCCCTTACTTGTAAAGTAATTCTATTTCATCAGATTTTGAAACTatggttgctatttttttttttcaatgtaaatatGATAGTCTGAGAATCTCGACTCAAATTTTATTACGACAATAATGCCAATTTGCTCTGAACATCTGCCTGCTTTCACCTCTTGTATTCCTGTTACCAAACAAAATTACCTGGCTTTGATTTCCTCATGATCACAATATCATTCCTCATGAAGCAGAAAATGTTCTCGACTACTTTGAGGACACTTGGATCGAACGTCCTGATAGACGGACGAAGACACCGTGCTCCTAAGGTTAATGTTGATATGTGGTCACGATACAACAGAGTGGAATAGGATTTTCCAAAAACAGAAAATTAAGTATTGGGATGGCATCAaggatttatgaagcaaaatcCTTCCCATCATCCAACTATATAGACTTTCCTATGTAatttataaaagaaaggaaattttaacaaaattaattttgaaaaataaatagcgGACATGAGATAGgaaagacttaaaaaaaatataatgaataaattaatgcCCTTCGTGTGTAAAACCAACTTATTATTTTCAATAAGTAcatcaatatattaaaaattttcgtGTATATCACACAACCTCAGATTCTAAttaaaataacttataaaaaaaatgtcaatagttttactgtaaaaaaaaagaaaattctaaagccattttttttttacttaatacatTTTCTTGACATTAATTGTTTATATTGCCCCTTTTATTATTGttcaaaataatgttattattattagtaatatttttatttcaaacaatATCATCACAactgaaaaaaagatatttacataTAATCTATTAAAAGATATATCATTGATCAATCTTGTATTCCAAGAAATTCAATGAAACCAATATATTAAAGTAAAGTATTTTCGAGGTACATCACTTTTGAGGAACTCTACAGGTAACTATTTATTGTATACATCTCCTCACTCAGTTAAAACCTTTTCTGCTCCTGTTGTCATCCTTCTTTCTACAGCTTCTCTTACAACTCCTCCTgtacttcctgaatatatatatatatatatatatatatatatatatatatatatatatatatatatacatatatatataatatatatatatatatatatatatatatatatatatatactgtatatttatatatatatatatatatatatatatatatatatatatatatatatatatatatatatatgtatatatatatatgtaatatatatatatatatatatatatatatatatatatatatatatatatatatatatatatatatatatatatatatgtgtgtgtgtatacatgcatatatatatatatatatatatatatatgtatatacatatttttaaatatatatatatatatatatatatatatatatatatgtaaatatatataaatatatatatatacatatatatatatatatatatatatatatatatatatatataaatatatatatatatatatatatatttatatatatatatatatatatatatatatatatatatatatatatatatatatatatatatatatatatatatggaattaattTCCAgcatcacgaatatatatatatatatatatatatatatatatatatatttatatatatatatatatatatatatatatatatatatataaatatatatatatatatatatatatatgtgtgtgtgtgtgtattatatatataagtatatatatatatatatatatatatatatatatatatatatatatatatacatatatctatatatatatatgaatatgtatatatatatatatatatatatatatatatatatatatatatatatatatatatatatatatatatatatatatatgtgtgtgtgtgtgtgtgtgtgtgtgtgtgtattcgtgatGCTGGAGATTAATTCCATATTATATAACCCTTAAATAGCCAAGGCTCCTACTTTTCTTCTATGTAAAACTTGGATTGTTTTGTGTCTTAAATGACTACACAAATAAGAGAGAATTTGGTACTGTAATGTCATGTGGTTCAATAATTCATCCCAAAAAAGGAACTCACTGCCATCATTAGGACTGTTCATTACATTTACCAGGAATATTATACAGTCAAAGCGTATATTTTACCCTTTATCGCTAATATGAACGTtccaaagtataaaaaaaaagatatgagtcCCATTCCCTGAGTCTTTATGCACCAACTTTTTGCGCTTGAAGGCTCCGTTTTACTTGGGCGACTGCTGGGTGATAAATATTTAATGGTGGCTTTCGtccattttctttataatttatagtGTTGCATATCTAATGTTACAAAGATTATTTAAACCTTAAGATATAATAGTTTAATATATCAGATTTCTCAGCTTGTTATTTTTTAGATTTTGATTCCAATAGTCCTTAAACTTTTAATTGTGCTCGTATTGTCAATGGTTTTGCATAGATTCTCTACCCATTGGTTCTCATTTATTAAATAGGTAGAACATCTAATGTATGGATTATAACAGACATCGCAGCAGAGTAATATCGAACTGGGACTCATTTACTTTCTTGGTAACATAATGAGTTATCTTGCAAAAAATGGAGCGGCTTTATAACacaatcattatataaaaaaaattctttgtcttGTAGTTAGAATGTAGTGTTCTAACTTAAAAGGAGTATTATTAATATGGGCTCTACAAAAATACTATATTTTCATTCATCACTAATggactgatttttttattttttttaggagcCTGGATATCATAGttttaaacaataatgaaattagaaTTCCCCTCTTTCCATTGTATAGGTTTTACATACATAATaaagatattcatatttatttatatttttatataatcctAACTTTATACTAAAAAAAACATCTGTAACGATATCTCTGTTACCTTCAACCAATGGTCAACCAAAAAATATGGAGGTTTTTGAGCTATTTAGCACTAGAGAGAAAATGTAAGAGTAATAGCACCTCTAATTAAATGTTTCATACTTTTAAATGGAACCGTAAAggaatgttttgtgtgtgtgtgtgtgtgtgtgtgtgtgtgtgtgtgtgtgtgtgtgtgtgtgtgaaattagtgaaaaataaaaatactcctgTTATAATAACAGATATGGACaattaaataaagaaagaaaaatctcaCAAAACTGTCTGTTTGATATAGGTCTTCTGGGAAATAGttttaaaactgaaaaaatatatcggaaaatacagtttttttttctttttttgtttgttattttatcgttattttctactatatatatatatttatatatatatatatatatatatatatatatatatatatatatatatatatatatatatatatatatatatagctagagatACATTAATTCAGGTGACATTAAAGACGAATTCTTATTCTGCAGTGCACTTGAAACCACAACAAAAGCTGATGATGTCatgaaaaatttttaaattttttccaaGAGGAAGATCTTCAATGGGAAAACGTGTGTGGGGTTTGTACGGATGGGGCACCAGCTATGCTGGGATCTAAATCAGGATTCCAATCAAGAgtaaagaagctagcacctcaaGCAAAGGGCATCCACTGCATGATTCACCGATATGCTCTCGCCAGTAAGACTCTCCCTGCTTCTCTGCAGGAAGTGCTTGAATCTGTAATCAATATTGTAAATTATATCAAGACTAAAGCGCTCAACACTTGCCTATTCAAAGAACTATGCAAAGACATGAATGCTGACCACGAAATCCTTCTCTTCTACACAGCAGTACGTTGGTTGTCGAAAGGAAACGTTATTAATCGTGTctttgaaatgaaagatgaaataaagctATTCCTGGAGACTCAAGAAAGGAGAAGATCTTGTTATCCACTTCGAAGATGAAGCATGGAATAAAAGGGTTGCGTACCTACCCGACATTTTTGACCAGCTGAACAAGCTCAATTTGAAGCTTCAAGGAAGGGAAACACATGTTCTCCTTTTTTAAGAGTCTTCGGGCCTTTGTTTCCAAACTGTGAACCTGGCGTCGGAAAACCAATCTTGGAAACATCGCTATGTTTGAAAATCTTTGTGGAGTGATGGATGAGTCTCACACCCAACTGGATCAGTTCCTCAaggatgagattaccaaacatcttCAGTCTCTAGAAAAGCCTGAAAAGGAAGTTAAGCGTTACTTTCCTAAGCTTTCACAGGAACAGGAGGCCCTGGTAAGGAACCCATTTTGTACTGAACTTGATGTATCCAGCATCCCAGAAGAAATCCTAGATGAATATCTGGATCTAAGGAACGACTCTTCAGCTCGTGATCTCTTCAAGGTGAAATCCGTGACTCGGTTCTGGTGCGGTATGTATCAGTCATACTCCAAAATCAGCATGATAGCTTTACGTGTCCTTGTTCCATTTGCTTCTACCTACTTGTGTGAAGCAGGATTTTCCACTCTTGTCAATATCAAAACAAAGAATAGGAACAGATTGGAATTGGATGTTGGAGATGACATGAGACTGGCTCTAACAAACGTTCAGCCACGAATTTCAAAGCTTGCTGCTGAAATGCAACATCAGGCATCCCACTAGCTGGGTTGGATAGCTGTTCAAacctatgttaatattattttaagaaatatatgttcTCCTTGTGAATTCAGGTTGGACCAATGTGATTTAATTTGCTAATAAATAATTACagcaattttaaatattttcttagaggtttctttccctctccttaacttaacagaaaataaaaggaaaattaagctgATGATAGTAAGCCCTAAGTAGGGGGGTCGCATGGGTTTCAGATTTTTAGCAAAGGGGTCGCGAgtgcaaaaaggttgggaacccctgcctTAAATGGTAAGCGGTGAGGTACAACAGCCTTTCCATTTCTCATCTTGTTAACTGCACTCTCTAATCCTTTATCTAGAGGTATTTAAGACTGCTCTAATCGTGAGTTTCTCTCATATGTTATTTTTATGGGAATCTATTTAATAGCTTATCAAAAGGTTTTTCTCCTCTTGCTCTTATGCACTCTACCCCGATTTCGGTCTTTGAACTGCTTGTTGTTTGTCAGATCTGTAGTTGCTCTATTTCtggtttttgttattttattgatCATCTTCTGACCCTTTTATGATTGTATTAACCCTTACAACTAACTCATTTGCTCTGTCTTTGCTCTACATTCCAGGTGATTTAATTCACGTCATAACTAATTCTTTCATTGACCTATCATTGCTTCTCGTTTTCGTTTAATCTATCATGGCAGTGATCCCTGAATATCCTATTGTTTTCAAGCTTGAGATGGGTCCTTGGGAAAAcagaaggagttttttttttttttttttttttttaatggcacaaTGAAGCCTAATCGCATGGTTAAGTTAAACTATAGT
This genomic stretch from Palaemon carinicauda isolate YSFRI2023 chromosome 21, ASM3689809v2, whole genome shotgun sequence harbors:
- the LOC137614790 gene encoding zinc finger BED domain-containing protein 5-like, with amino-acid sequence MLGSKSGFQSRVKKLAPQAKGIHCMIHRYALASKTLPASLQEVLESVINIVNYIKTKALNTCLFKELCKDMNADHEILLFYTAVRWLSKGNVINRVFEMKDEIKLFLETQERRRSCYPLRR